One genomic window of Bacillota bacterium LX-D includes the following:
- a CDS encoding homocysteine synthase — MGERKLKFDTLQVHAGQKPDPTTGSRAVPIYQTTSYVFNDVEHAANLFALKEPGNIYTRIMNPTNDVFEQRIAALEGGVGALAVASGSAAVTYAILNIAGSGDEIVSASTLYGGTYNLFAATLPKLGIKTVFVDPDEPNNFKEAINAKTKALYIETIGNPSINIVDIEAVAKIAHENGVPLIIDNTFSTPYLIKPIEFGADIVVHSATKFIGGHGTSIGGVIVDSGKFDWAGSGKFPGLTEPDLSYHGVKYVEALGPLAYITKARVQLLRDTGAAISPFNSFLFLQGLETLSLRVERHVSNAKKIADFLSKHPRVTWVNYPSLPDNKYHELAKKYLPKGAGSIFTFGIKGGVEAGKRFIDSLEIFSLLANVADAKSLVIHPASTTHAQLNEEEQKAAGVTPDQIRLSIGIEDVDDLIYDLDQALEKSL; from the coding sequence ATGGGCGAAAGAAAATTGAAATTCGACACATTGCAAGTCCATGCAGGACAGAAACCAGATCCAACAACAGGTTCCAGGGCAGTTCCTATTTATCAAACAACTTCATATGTTTTTAATGACGTAGAACATGCGGCTAATTTATTTGCCTTAAAAGAACCGGGAAATATTTATACAAGGATTATGAATCCCACCAACGATGTATTTGAGCAAAGGATAGCAGCTCTAGAAGGAGGAGTTGGTGCCTTGGCTGTAGCCTCAGGCTCCGCTGCTGTTACTTATGCTATTCTAAACATTGCAGGAAGCGGAGACGAGATTGTTTCTGCCAGTACATTATACGGAGGTACATACAATCTGTTTGCAGCTACGCTACCAAAGTTGGGTATAAAAACAGTCTTTGTAGATCCTGACGAGCCAAATAATTTCAAGGAAGCCATTAATGCTAAAACAAAGGCTTTGTATATTGAAACCATAGGTAATCCAAGTATCAACATTGTTGATATTGAAGCTGTTGCTAAAATAGCCCATGAAAATGGAGTACCTTTAATTATCGATAATACCTTTAGTACTCCTTATCTAATTAAACCTATTGAATTTGGAGCAGATATTGTAGTCCATTCAGCAACTAAATTTATTGGAGGTCATGGCACATCTATCGGGGGTGTTATCGTTGATTCAGGTAAATTTGATTGGGCAGGAAGCGGAAAATTCCCAGGTCTGACAGAGCCTGATTTAAGTTATCATGGTGTGAAATATGTTGAAGCTCTTGGGCCTTTGGCGTATATCACCAAGGCAAGGGTACAGCTTTTGAGAGACACGGGTGCGGCCATCAGCCCTTTTAATTCTTTCCTTTTCCTTCAGGGTTTGGAAACCTTATCCCTTAGAGTCGAAAGACATGTTTCAAATGCTAAAAAAATTGCTGATTTTTTGTCCAAACATCCTCGGGTAACCTGGGTAAACTATCCATCACTACCGGACAATAAGTACCATGAACTTGCCAAAAAATATCTACCCAAAGGTGCTGGTTCCATATTCACATTTGGCATCAAGGGTGGTGTTGAAGCTGGTAAACGATTTATTGACAGCCTTGAGATTTTTTCGCTCCTTGCAAATGTTGCAGATGCCAAGTCACTAGTTATTCACCCAGCAAGTACCACTCATGCCCAGTTGAACGAGGAGGAACAAAAAGCTGCAGGAGTTACACCTGATCAAATAAGACTATCAATAGGGATTGAAGATGTGGACGACCTGATTTACGATCTTGATCAGGCATTGGAAAAAAGCCTGTAA